The following coding sequences lie in one Marinihelvus fidelis genomic window:
- a CDS encoding acetate and sugar kinases/Hsc70/actin family protein, which translates to MRLQCESRGNTPRRCAAGYLALDHEGIETWLVQAIRTLPSPRDIGRIIVVAHGAAAALVRDGRLFAEPMDYEQGLDDVPMSSYDTARDAFIDTGSPALPQGLNLGRQLHALEHWLGPLPDDVDILPWPQYWAWLFSGVASAELTSLGCHTDLWNPRERTFSALAGRRGWDRRMAPIRAAWDALGPVTPAFAERAGLSPECQVFCGLHDSNAALQAALGQPELRDQDATVLSTGTWFIAMHSPAAGHRSQPPALDAQRDSLFNVDIHGRPIASARFMGGREAELAAGIFCYRETASMAPDELLSRLAVVMDKGQLALPGFVPGVGPFPKGPGQWLNRPDSPVDLRVATDLYLALVTDCILDQIDGKGQLLVEGRFGANPVFMAALASLRPDQGLFRSSAELDVAWGALNMITPGLPAPAPLEAVPATDLDLPGLARRWRERAGYGKLSA; encoded by the coding sequence GTGCGCCTGCAATGCGAATCCAGGGGCAACACGCCCAGGCGCTGCGCCGCCGGCTACCTGGCCCTTGATCACGAGGGCATCGAAACCTGGCTCGTCCAGGCCATCCGTACATTGCCCTCGCCACGGGACATCGGCCGGATCATCGTGGTCGCCCATGGCGCCGCCGCCGCGCTGGTCCGTGACGGCCGACTGTTTGCCGAACCGATGGATTACGAGCAGGGACTGGATGATGTGCCGATGTCGTCATACGACACCGCACGCGACGCCTTCATCGACACCGGGTCACCGGCCCTGCCCCAGGGCCTGAACCTGGGGCGGCAACTGCACGCACTGGAGCACTGGCTGGGCCCGCTGCCGGATGACGTGGACATCCTGCCCTGGCCACAGTACTGGGCTTGGCTGTTCTCCGGCGTTGCCAGCGCGGAACTCACCAGCCTGGGCTGTCACACCGACCTGTGGAACCCGCGGGAACGCACGTTCAGCGCACTGGCCGGCCGGCGCGGCTGGGACCGGCGCATGGCCCCCATCCGGGCCGCCTGGGACGCTCTCGGTCCCGTCACTCCGGCGTTCGCGGAACGCGCGGGCCTTTCACCGGAATGCCAGGTCTTTTGCGGCCTGCATGACAGCAATGCCGCCCTGCAGGCCGCCCTGGGGCAACCCGAGCTGCGCGACCAGGACGCGACCGTGCTGTCGACCGGCACCTGGTTTATCGCCATGCACTCTCCGGCCGCCGGGCATCGATCGCAGCCACCGGCCCTGGATGCCCAGCGTGACAGCCTGTTCAATGTCGACATTCATGGCCGCCCCATCGCATCGGCACGCTTCATGGGCGGCCGCGAAGCCGAGCTGGCCGCCGGCATATTCTGCTACCGGGAAACAGCATCCATGGCCCCGGATGAACTGCTTAGCCGACTGGCCGTTGTCATGGATAAGGGGCAACTGGCGCTGCCCGGCTTCGTTCCCGGCGTCGGCCCCTTCCCCAAGGGACCGGGCCAATGGCTGAACCGCCCCGACAGCCCGGTCGACCTGCGGGTCGCCACCGACCTGTACCTGGCGCTGGTCACCGACTGCATTCTGGACCAGATCGATGGCAAGGGTCAGCTCCTGGTCGAAGGCCGCTTCGGCGCCAACCCGGTGTTCATGGCGGCCCTGGCCAGTCTGCGGCCGGACCAGGGGTTGTTCCGGTCCAGCGCCGAACTGGACGTGGCCTGGGGTGCGCTCAACATGATCACCCCGGGACTGCCGGCGCCGGCGCCGCTTGAAGCCGTGCCCGCCACCGATCTCGACCTGCCGGGGCTGGCCCGGCGCTGGCGCGAACGCGCCGGTTACGGCAAGCTTTCCGCGTGA
- a CDS encoding ABC transporter permease, with the protein MNTPTLSTRDLLAKSQPLIALVLMIIVMALASDAFLTPENGWNILRQISVNLCLSIGMTLIILSGGIDLSGGAILALAGAVAAGLMKNGIGIPAIDVLLQFTLAGAIVGAVVVGMVLGWFNGFVITKFRIPPFVATLGMLSIARGLTMLWTGGFPITGLGEGFGFIGTGTFMGIPMPVWIASLLVTAFVVITKKTRFGRHLYAVGGNERAALLTGLRVNRVKIWVYTLGGALAGVAGVLVTARLDSAQPNAGMGYELDAIAAVVIGGTSLSGGRGSIMGTVLGCLIIGVLNNGLFLLDVSPFWQQVIKGMVILIAVAIDKASPRNRSD; encoded by the coding sequence TTGAATACCCCGACCCTGTCCACACGCGACCTGCTCGCCAAGTCCCAGCCGCTGATCGCGCTTGTACTGATGATCATCGTCATGGCGCTGGCTTCCGACGCCTTCCTGACGCCCGAAAACGGCTGGAACATCCTGCGGCAGATTTCCGTCAACCTGTGCCTGTCGATCGGCATGACGCTGATCATCCTGTCGGGCGGCATCGACCTGTCTGGCGGCGCCATCCTGGCACTGGCCGGGGCCGTGGCCGCCGGGCTGATGAAAAACGGCATCGGCATCCCGGCGATCGATGTATTGCTGCAGTTCACGCTGGCCGGCGCGATCGTCGGCGCGGTTGTCGTCGGCATGGTACTGGGCTGGTTCAACGGCTTCGTCATCACGAAATTCCGAATCCCGCCATTTGTTGCCACGCTGGGCATGCTCAGCATCGCCCGTGGCCTGACCATGCTGTGGACGGGTGGTTTTCCGATCACCGGCCTGGGCGAGGGCTTTGGGTTTATCGGCACCGGCACGTTCATGGGTATCCCGATGCCGGTATGGATCGCGTCGCTGCTGGTGACAGCGTTCGTGGTCATCACGAAGAAGACCCGTTTCGGCCGCCACCTGTATGCGGTCGGCGGCAATGAGCGCGCGGCGCTGCTCACCGGCCTGCGCGTCAACCGCGTCAAGATCTGGGTGTACACCCTGGGTGGCGCGCTGGCGGGCGTGGCCGGCGTGCTGGTCACGGCGCGCCTGGATTCCGCCCAGCCCAACGCCGGCATGGGCTACGAACTGGACGCCATCGCCGCGGTGGTCATCGGCGGCACCTCGCTGTCCGGTGGCCGCGGCTCGATCATGGGCACCGTGCTCGGCTGCCTGATCATCGGCGTTCTCAACAACGGCCTGTTCCTGCTGGATGTCTCACCGTTCTGGCAGCAGGTCATCAAGGGCATGGTCATTCTCATCGCCGTGGCGATCGACAAGGCCAGCCCGCGCAACCGGAGTGATTGA
- a CDS encoding DUF2291 family protein, which translates to MTQSAPNRVPRLAWGGALAAGLAVLIWFVPLFHVLPLEETRQQAQAGAFNAETFVDEFWAGPLATALEDAVDAGTLLDELGRDFAAAGERYGHRLGLSSRTAFLVSGEGTVVDAGEYRLGISLDDDDTPEVIIEVGPVFGNAIRDGSGQLDVSRFANAQEFNAISEAINRRVEAGAMAQLEAGVAPGQRIRFTGGTEVADSGQAPGELLVVPVNIELP; encoded by the coding sequence ATGACCCAGAGTGCTCCCAACCGGGTGCCGCGCCTGGCCTGGGGCGGTGCCCTTGCCGCCGGGCTGGCCGTGCTGATCTGGTTCGTGCCGCTGTTCCATGTGCTGCCGCTGGAAGAAACCCGGCAGCAGGCGCAGGCTGGCGCGTTCAATGCCGAGACGTTCGTCGACGAATTCTGGGCGGGCCCGCTGGCGACCGCGCTCGAAGACGCTGTGGATGCCGGCACCCTGCTTGATGAACTGGGCCGCGATTTTGCGGCCGCCGGCGAGCGCTACGGCCATCGCCTGGGACTGAGCAGCCGCACCGCGTTCCTGGTCAGCGGCGAGGGCACCGTGGTCGACGCCGGCGAGTACCGGCTGGGCATCAGCCTGGATGACGACGACACCCCGGAGGTGATCATCGAGGTCGGCCCGGTGTTCGGCAACGCCATCCGCGACGGTTCAGGGCAGCTGGACGTGAGCCGCTTCGCCAACGCGCAGGAGTTCAACGCCATTTCCGAGGCCATCAACCGGCGCGTGGAAGCCGGGGCGATGGCGCAGCTCGAGGCCGGCGTCGCGCCGGGCCAGCGAATCCGTTTCACTGGCGGCACCGAGGTGGCCGACAGCGGTCAGGCGCCCGGTGAATTGCTGGTCGTCCCGGTGAACATCGAACTGCCATGA
- a CDS encoding FGGY family carbohydrate kinase, with protein sequence MTRILAIDQSTSATKALLFDTDGRCLDKVSRDHRQHYPQPGWVEHDAEEIWQNTLAVSRELLDRNDGIAGELAGISITNQRETVVVFERGSGKPLCPAMVWQCRRGNDLCSMHEAAGAGGEVRARSGLYLDAYFSASKLQWLVRNRPELAAKLDSGEALVGTIDAYLVYRLTDGAVFATDSTNASRTLLYDINTRGWSETLCTLWQVPMKALPEVRESGAQFGATTLGGALPEPLPIAGIMGDSQAALFAHRCFQPGSAKATFGTGSSVMLNIGDQPLNPGNGVVTALAWELDGQPTYAFEGIIIHSASTLTWLRDQLGLLDNVDDVEALAGEIDDTGGVYLVPAFSGLGFPYWAPEARALITGLSGYSDRRHVARAALESMAYQLHDVLAAMQAESGVTLGRLHADGGPTANRMLMQFTADITRTELQVARAPDCSALGTALMGMLGLGIHSSPEELTASPPEDTVLTPSMSEAAARFRLDGWRQAVDQALKHSHQPSSS encoded by the coding sequence ATGACCCGTATTCTCGCCATCGACCAGAGCACCTCGGCCACGAAGGCCCTGCTGTTTGATACCGATGGCCGCTGCCTGGACAAGGTCTCCCGTGACCACCGGCAGCACTACCCCCAGCCCGGCTGGGTCGAACATGATGCCGAAGAGATCTGGCAGAACACGCTGGCGGTCAGCCGCGAGCTGCTGGACCGCAACGACGGCATCGCCGGTGAACTGGCGGGTATCAGCATCACCAACCAGCGCGAAACGGTGGTCGTGTTTGAGCGCGGCAGCGGCAAGCCGCTGTGCCCGGCCATGGTCTGGCAGTGCCGGCGTGGCAACGACCTGTGCTCCATGCATGAAGCCGCCGGCGCCGGTGGCGAAGTCCGCGCACGCAGCGGCCTGTACCTGGACGCCTATTTTTCCGCCTCGAAGTTGCAATGGCTGGTGCGCAACCGCCCGGAACTGGCAGCGAAACTGGACAGCGGCGAAGCCCTGGTCGGCACCATCGACGCCTACCTGGTCTACCGCCTGACCGACGGCGCCGTGTTCGCCACCGACTCGACCAATGCCAGCCGCACCCTGCTGTACGACATCAACACGAGGGGCTGGAGCGAAACGCTCTGCACGCTGTGGCAAGTGCCCATGAAGGCGCTGCCGGAAGTGCGTGAAAGCGGCGCGCAATTCGGCGCGACCACGCTGGGCGGCGCGCTGCCAGAACCCTTGCCCATCGCCGGCATCATGGGCGACTCGCAGGCGGCCCTGTTCGCACACCGCTGCTTCCAGCCCGGCTCGGCCAAGGCCACTTTCGGCACCGGTTCCTCGGTGATGCTCAATATCGGCGACCAGCCCCTGAACCCCGGCAACGGCGTGGTCACCGCGCTGGCCTGGGAACTGGACGGCCAACCGACCTATGCCTTCGAAGGCATCATCATTCACTCGGCATCGACGCTCACCTGGCTGCGCGACCAGCTGGGTCTGCTGGACAATGTCGATGACGTCGAAGCACTGGCCGGCGAGATCGACGACACCGGCGGCGTTTACCTGGTACCCGCGTTTTCCGGCCTGGGTTTTCCCTACTGGGCGCCGGAGGCCCGCGCGCTGATCACTGGCCTGTCCGGCTACAGCGACCGCCGCCACGTGGCCCGGGCCGCGCTCGAGTCGATGGCCTACCAGTTGCACGATGTGCTGGCCGCCATGCAGGCCGAGTCCGGCGTCACCCTGGGCCGGCTGCACGCCGACGGCGGCCCGACGGCCAACCGCATGCTCATGCAGTTCACCGCAGACATCACCCGAACTGAACTGCAGGTGGCCCGCGCGCCGGACTGCTCAGCCCTCGGCACCGCCCTGATGGGCATGCTGGGGCTGGGCATCCACTCATCACCCGAAGAACTCACGGCGTCCCCACCCGAAGACACCGTGCTCACCCCGTCGATGTCGGAAGCCGCCGCGCGGTTCCGGCTGGACGGCTGGCGCCAGGCCGTGGACCAGGCGCTGAAACATTCCCATCAACCTTCATCGTCATAG
- the lldD gene encoding FMN-dependent L-lactate dehydrogenase LldD — protein sequence MKPAAPTDYRELARRRLPPFLFEYIDGGAYYETTLGRNRDDLSAIELRQRVMRDVSSIDIGTEWFGQKHAMPLALAPIGIAGMNARRGETQAVAAANAHGVPFCLSTVGLCDIEEVQQAASAPFWFQLYMIRDRGFMRDLLARAKAAGCPALVFTLDMPVPGTRYRDYRSGLAGMPGLRGSLKRVGQAMMHPRWAWDVGVRGRPHGLGNVAPVLEEGSGLEDFFAWMRGNFDPTVTWRDLEFVREAWDGPIILKGILDPEDAREAVAHGADGVVVSNHGGRQLDGAVSSARALPAVAKAVDGRATIFADGGIRSGLDVLRMLALGADGVMIGRPWVYALAGGGQAGITHLLSLYEAELRVAMALTGATHINQVDASLLA from the coding sequence GTGAAACCCGCCGCACCCACCGATTACCGCGAACTCGCCCGCCGGCGCCTGCCGCCGTTCCTGTTTGAGTACATCGACGGTGGCGCCTACTACGAAACCACGCTGGGGCGTAACCGCGATGACCTCTCGGCCATCGAATTGCGCCAGCGGGTCATGCGTGATGTCTCGAGCATTGATATCGGCACCGAGTGGTTCGGCCAGAAACACGCCATGCCCCTGGCCCTGGCGCCGATCGGCATTGCGGGTATGAACGCCCGCCGTGGCGAGACCCAGGCCGTGGCCGCGGCCAATGCCCACGGCGTGCCGTTCTGCCTGTCCACGGTTGGCCTGTGCGACATCGAAGAAGTGCAGCAGGCCGCCAGCGCGCCCTTCTGGTTCCAGCTCTACATGATTCGCGACCGTGGCTTCATGCGTGACTTGCTGGCGCGTGCGAAAGCCGCCGGCTGCCCGGCGCTGGTGTTCACGCTGGATATGCCCGTGCCGGGTACCCGCTACCGCGACTACCGCTCCGGCCTGGCCGGTATGCCCGGCCTGCGCGGCAGCCTGAAGCGGGTCGGCCAGGCCATGATGCACCCGCGCTGGGCCTGGGATGTCGGCGTGCGCGGCCGCCCGCATGGACTGGGCAATGTCGCCCCCGTTCTTGAAGAAGGCTCCGGCCTGGAAGACTTCTTCGCCTGGATGCGCGGCAATTTCGACCCCACCGTCACCTGGCGCGACCTCGAGTTCGTCCGCGAAGCCTGGGATGGCCCCATCATCCTGAAAGGCATCCTCGACCCCGAAGACGCCCGCGAGGCCGTCGCTCACGGTGCCGACGGCGTGGTCGTGTCCAACCACGGCGGCCGTCAGCTGGACGGCGCCGTCAGTTCCGCCCGCGCGCTGCCCGCGGTGGCCAAGGCCGTTGACGGACGCGCGACGATTTTCGCCGACGGCGGTATCCGTTCCGGCCTGGATGTCCTGCGCATGCTGGCCCTGGGCGCCGACGGCGTCATGATCGGTCGGCCCTGGGTTTACGCGCTGGCTGGCGGCGGGCAGGCCGGCATCACCCATTTGCTGAGCCTGTACGAGGCCGAATTGCGCGTCGCCATGGCCCTGACCGGGGCCACACACATCAACCAGGTGGACGCTTCCCTGCTGGCCTGA
- a CDS encoding D-ribose ABC transporter substrate-binding protein produces the protein MNTRNRFSLLPLLALMLATLVACSGESGDPSTASAPAEPTGPKKVAVVVSTLNNPWFVVLAEAARDRARELGYEATIFDSQNDPAKEASHYENILASGYSAILFNPTDADGSVANVRRAKAADIPVFCIDREINATDAAITQIISDNYSGAVDIGRHFVETVGREGKYVELLGLVGDNNTWNRSKGFHSVVDRFPGLEMVAQQSADFDRAKALDVMESIMQSNPDIDAVFAGNDAMAMGAYQALVAAGKAGQVKVFGFDGADDVVRLIAEGGITATGMQFPKVMARRAAESADEYLGGKRDFPQKTPVAVELVTAENVDQYGDFGRQ, from the coding sequence ATGAACACCCGAAATCGATTTTCCCTGCTGCCATTGCTCGCATTGATGCTGGCCACACTGGTGGCCTGCTCCGGTGAGAGCGGTGACCCGTCAACCGCCTCGGCGCCGGCCGAACCCACCGGCCCAAAAAAAGTCGCCGTGGTGGTCTCGACACTGAACAACCCCTGGTTCGTGGTGCTGGCCGAGGCCGCCCGCGACCGCGCCCGCGAACTGGGCTATGAAGCCACGATCTTCGACTCGCAGAACGACCCGGCCAAGGAAGCCAGCCATTACGAGAACATCCTGGCTTCCGGCTACAGCGCCATCCTGTTCAACCCCACCGATGCCGACGGTTCCGTGGCCAACGTGCGCCGCGCGAAGGCCGCCGATATCCCGGTGTTCTGCATCGACCGCGAGATTAACGCCACCGACGCCGCAATCACGCAAATCATCTCCGACAACTACTCCGGCGCCGTCGACATCGGCCGGCACTTCGTCGAGACCGTGGGCCGCGAAGGAAAATACGTCGAACTGCTGGGCCTGGTGGGCGACAACAACACCTGGAACCGCTCCAAGGGCTTCCACAGCGTGGTCGACCGCTTTCCGGGCCTGGAAATGGTCGCGCAGCAGAGCGCTGACTTCGACCGCGCCAAGGCGCTGGACGTGATGGAGTCCATCATGCAGTCGAACCCGGACATCGACGCCGTGTTCGCCGGCAACGACGCCATGGCCATGGGCGCCTACCAGGCGCTGGTCGCCGCGGGCAAGGCGGGCCAGGTCAAGGTGTTTGGTTTTGACGGCGCCGACGACGTGGTCCGACTGATCGCCGAGGGCGGCATCACCGCCACCGGCATGCAATTCCCCAAGGTCATGGCCCGGCGCGCCGCCGAATCGGCCGACGAGTACCTGGGTGGCAAACGTGACTTCCCGCAGAAGACCCCGGTGGCCGTGGAACTGGTGACGGCGGAGAACGTCGACCAGTACGGCGACTTCGGCCGCCAGTAA
- a CDS encoding sugar ABC transporter ATP-binding protein, which produces MTAPGDIVLQAQGISKSFPGVKALDDVGLTLRSGRLTALLGENGAGKSTLMNIIAGVLRRDTGTIHLGGEPVDFGNPREASEAGITMIFQELNLVANLTIAQNIFLGREPLTRLGLIDTAKMNRDAAALLETLDLDVPPTTPVSQLRVGQQQVVEIAKALSTNARVLIMDEPTSAITEHEIEVLFGIIDRLKRQGVAIAYITHKLEELTRIGDDAVVMRDGRLIDAAPLADLDRDGIVRMMVGRESRQPDALPRPTPGAEVLRAENISLGKPGDQGRRLLDSVSFDVREGEVLGIFGLMGAGRTELLETVFGLHPGLGDGQLLVDGEPASVRSPADAIAHGLALGPEDRKHEGLVLGMSVADNTSLASLPRFTRRGFIDRRAELAMVDESNRRFRVKTPSSHEIIRNLSGGNQQKVILGKWLATQPRVLLLDEPTRGIDINAKEEIYALINELSHAGLAVIVVSSELPEVLAIADRVMVLCEGRKTAEFSRAEANEANLMNAALPTTMESLH; this is translated from the coding sequence ATGACCGCCCCGGGCGACATCGTTCTGCAGGCCCAGGGCATTTCGAAGTCCTTCCCCGGCGTAAAGGCGCTGGATGACGTTGGCCTGACCCTGCGCAGCGGCCGCCTGACGGCCCTGCTGGGTGAAAACGGCGCCGGCAAGTCCACGCTGATGAACATCATCGCCGGCGTGCTGCGCCGCGATACCGGCACTATTCACCTGGGTGGCGAGCCGGTGGACTTCGGTAACCCGCGCGAGGCCAGCGAAGCTGGCATCACGATGATCTTCCAGGAACTGAACCTGGTCGCCAACCTGACCATCGCGCAGAACATCTTCCTGGGTCGCGAACCACTGACCCGCCTGGGCCTGATCGACACCGCGAAAATGAATCGCGACGCTGCGGCCCTGCTGGAGACCCTGGACCTGGATGTGCCGCCCACCACGCCGGTCAGCCAGCTGCGCGTGGGCCAGCAGCAGGTGGTCGAGATCGCCAAGGCGCTGTCGACCAACGCCCGCGTGCTGATCATGGATGAGCCGACCTCGGCCATTACCGAGCACGAGATCGAGGTGCTGTTCGGCATCATCGACCGGCTCAAGCGCCAGGGCGTGGCGATTGCCTACATCACCCACAAGCTGGAAGAACTCACCCGCATCGGCGATGACGCCGTGGTCATGCGCGACGGCCGGCTGATCGACGCGGCGCCCCTGGCCGACCTGGACCGCGACGGCATTGTCCGAATGATGGTCGGGCGCGAGTCCCGCCAACCCGACGCCCTGCCCCGGCCGACGCCGGGCGCCGAGGTGCTGCGCGCCGAGAACATCAGCCTGGGCAAACCCGGCGACCAGGGCCGGCGATTGTTGGACAGCGTGAGTTTCGATGTCCGCGAAGGCGAAGTGCTGGGCATTTTCGGCCTGATGGGCGCCGGCCGCACCGAGCTGCTGGAGACTGTCTTCGGCCTGCACCCGGGCCTGGGCGACGGCCAGCTGCTCGTCGATGGCGAGCCGGCCAGCGTGCGCTCCCCCGCCGATGCCATCGCCCATGGCCTGGCGCTGGGCCCCGAAGACCGCAAGCACGAGGGCCTGGTGCTGGGCATGAGCGTGGCCGACAACACCAGCCTGGCCAGCCTGCCCCGCTTCACCCGGCGCGGTTTTATCGACCGGCGCGCGGAACTGGCCATGGTGGATGAGTCCAACCGCCGTTTCCGCGTCAAGACGCCGTCCAGCCACGAGATCATCCGCAACCTTTCCGGTGGTAACCAGCAGAAGGTGATCCTGGGCAAGTGGCTGGCCACGCAGCCGCGCGTGCTGCTGCTGGATGAGCCGACTCGCGGAATCGACATCAACGCCAAGGAAGAGATTTACGCGCTGATCAACGAGCTCAGCCATGCCGGTCTGGCGGTGATCGTCGTGTCGTCCGAACTACCCGAAGTCCTGGCCATCGCCGACCGCGTGATGGTGCTGTGCGAAGGCCGCAAGACCGCCGAGTTCAGCCGCGCGGAGGCCAACGAGGCCAACCTGATGAACGCGGCCCTGCCGACCACCATGGAATCGCTGCATTGA
- a CDS encoding transketolase codes for MTQLNDHELALKSWQYRRDILRAIKHAGAGHTGGSLSCTDILNVLYNRTLNVSPDTFGSPTRDRYVQSKGHSVEALFVVLADQGFFPASDLDTLCGYQSHFVGHPTRKVPGIEQNTGALGHGLPICTGMAIGAKLDEADWHVFTLLGDGELAEGSNWEAAMAAAHYRLDNLTAIIDCNSLQITGRTRDVMSSEPLANKFDAFGWAVREVDGHDLAALEDALARPLAAGKPSAIIARTIKGKGVSFMEDVGRWHHGVPNDEEFAAAIEEIDAAMARLEAAA; via the coding sequence TTGACTCAACTGAACGACCACGAACTCGCCCTGAAATCCTGGCAGTACCGCCGGGATATCCTGCGCGCCATCAAGCATGCCGGCGCCGGCCATACCGGCGGCAGCCTGTCCTGCACGGATATCCTCAACGTGCTCTACAACCGCACACTGAATGTCAGCCCGGACACGTTCGGCTCGCCCACGCGCGACCGCTACGTGCAGAGCAAGGGCCATTCCGTAGAGGCGTTGTTTGTCGTGCTCGCGGACCAGGGGTTTTTCCCAGCCAGCGACCTCGACACGCTGTGCGGCTACCAGTCGCACTTCGTCGGCCACCCCACCCGCAAGGTGCCGGGCATCGAGCAGAACACCGGCGCGCTGGGCCACGGCCTGCCGATTTGCACCGGCATGGCCATCGGCGCGAAGCTGGATGAAGCCGACTGGCACGTGTTCACGCTGCTGGGTGATGGCGAACTCGCCGAGGGCTCCAACTGGGAGGCCGCGATGGCGGCCGCGCATTACCGGCTGGACAACCTGACCGCGATCATCGACTGCAACAGCCTGCAGATCACCGGCCGCACCCGCGATGTCATGAGCAGCGAGCCGCTGGCGAACAAATTCGACGCCTTCGGCTGGGCCGTTCGTGAAGTGGACGGCCATGACCTGGCCGCGCTTGAAGATGCGCTGGCACGGCCGCTGGCGGCAGGCAAACCCAGCGCCATCATCGCCCGCACAATCAAGGGCAAAGGTGTGAGCTTCATGGAAGATGTCGGTCGCTGGCACCACGGGGTGCCCAACGACGAGGAGTTCGCCGCCGCCATCGAGGAAATCGATGCCGCGATGGCCCGCCTGGAGGCCGCCGCATGA
- a CDS encoding transketolase family protein, whose protein sequence is MSAPAPSMYSEAATALATDLGLSKGRANLEVFAAAVQDLAEADRDVLAVTSDSRGSGKLGPFGQALPRQIVEVGIAEQNLVGVAAGLASTGKIVFAVSPACFLATRALEQVKNDVAYSDNPVTLVGISAGVSYGALGSTHHSLHDFAALRAINNVEVCAPADNFEAEQAVRYAAAADRPVYLRFGKAPLYDLPSDAPVQPARARVLREGGDGAFLASGETVIHALLAAEHLAREHGVQCRVASLPSIKPLDTDEVATAAVTGAVVTVEEHMVTGGLGEACAASLLQAGLAPRLRIAGIPDEYTVTGSQADIFRHYGLSMEGLADTMRSILGH, encoded by the coding sequence ATGAGCGCCCCGGCCCCGTCCATGTATTCCGAAGCGGCCACGGCGCTGGCCACCGACCTGGGGCTGTCGAAAGGCCGCGCGAACCTGGAAGTGTTTGCCGCCGCCGTCCAGGACCTGGCCGAAGCCGACCGCGACGTGCTGGCAGTGACCAGCGACTCGCGCGGCTCCGGCAAACTTGGCCCGTTTGGCCAGGCGTTGCCGCGGCAGATCGTCGAGGTGGGTATTGCCGAGCAGAACCTGGTCGGCGTGGCCGCCGGCCTGGCCTCCACGGGCAAGATCGTGTTCGCCGTCTCGCCGGCCTGTTTCCTGGCCACCCGGGCGCTGGAGCAGGTAAAGAACGACGTTGCCTATTCCGACAACCCGGTGACGCTGGTCGGCATCAGCGCCGGCGTCAGCTACGGCGCGCTGGGCTCGACCCATCACTCACTGCACGATTTCGCCGCCTTGCGCGCCATTAATAATGTCGAGGTGTGCGCGCCCGCCGACAACTTCGAAGCCGAACAGGCCGTGCGTTATGCCGCGGCCGCGGACCGGCCGGTCTACCTGCGCTTCGGCAAGGCGCCACTGTATGACCTGCCCAGTGACGCCCCGGTCCAGCCGGCGCGCGCGCGTGTGTTGCGCGAAGGCGGCGACGGTGCTTTCCTGGCGTCGGGCGAGACCGTGATCCACGCCCTGCTGGCCGCGGAGCACCTGGCCCGTGAGCACGGTGTGCAATGCCGCGTGGCCAGCCTGCCGTCAATCAAGCCACTGGATACCGATGAAGTCGCCACGGCGGCCGTCACGGGCGCCGTGGTCACGGTCGAGGAACACATGGTCACGGGCGGCCTTGGCGAAGCCTGCGCCGCGTCGCTGTTGCAGGCCGGACTGGCACCGCGCCTGCGTATCGCCGGCATCCCCGACGAGTACACGGTCACCGGCAGCCAGGCCGACATTTTCCGTCACTACGGTCTGTCCATGGAGGGCCTGGCCGACACCATGCGCTCCATTCTGGGACACTGA